Proteins from a genomic interval of Cyclopterus lumpus isolate fCycLum1 chromosome 18, fCycLum1.pri, whole genome shotgun sequence:
- the sst5 gene encoding somatostatin-2 yields MLGSEVQVLLVVLFSSGLLVQVSGAPRADMLTLGAELADDKDLAHLLLLKFMSELTDARGGEMLPELEGEGGGEEGIMRRHLPLTQRERKAGCRNFFWKTFTSC; encoded by the exons ATGCTCGGCTCTGAGGTGCAGGTGCTTCTCGTGGTCTTGTTTTCCTCTGGGCTGCTGGTGCAGGTCAGCGGCGCCCCCCGGGCAGACATGCTGACACTGGGAGCAGAGCTCGCTGACGACAAG GATCTCGCTCACTTGCTCTTGCTGAAGTTCATGTCCGAGCTGACGGACGCGAGAGGAGGCGAGATGCTCCCCgagctggagggggagggaggaggggaggaggggataATGAGGCGACATCTCCCCCTCACCCAACGAGAGCGGAAGGCAGGCTGTCGCAACTTCTTCTGGAAAACCTTCACCTCGTGTtaa